From a region of the Alnus glutinosa chromosome 1, dhAlnGlut1.1, whole genome shotgun sequence genome:
- the LOC133862932 gene encoding uncharacterized protein LOC133862932, whose product MSVNSDASRPHPLCYCGVRARLRYSWTSDNPGRKWYGCIKYKEAGDCDFFRWADNDMTSYEKRLEEHMRDMEEGRRADIEEVEKMTMANIDRLEKLIETKYNEQYARLRLELGLRQSNRKMFWVAVVVVSLGLVIYLSGYSGSKVSYLMLE is encoded by the exons ATGTCGGTAAATAGTGATGCATCAAGACCCCATCCGTTATGTTACTGTGGAGTGCGTGCACGTCTAAGGTACTCATGGACTAGTGACAACCCCGGACGAAAGTGGTATGGCTGTATAAAGTAtaag GAAGCTggggattgtgatttttttaggTGGGCTGATAACGACATGACTTCTTATGAGAAGAGATTGGAGGAACATATGAGAGACATGGAGGAAGGGAGACGGGCCGATATTGAGGAAGTTGAGAAGATGACAATGGCCAATATTGACAGACTTGAGAAGCTGATTGAAACAAAATACAATGAACAATATGCTAGACTTCGGTTGGAGTTGGGTCTGCGTCAAAGTAATAGAAAGATGTTTTGGGTAGCAGTAGTCGTAGTCAGTTTGGGCCTTGTAATTTATCTCAGTGGTTATAGTGGTTCTAAAGTTAGCTACTTGATGTTAGAATGA